One genomic segment of Manis pentadactyla isolate mManPen7 chromosome 1, mManPen7.hap1, whole genome shotgun sequence includes these proteins:
- the VIPR1 gene encoding vasoactive intestinal polypeptide receptor 1 isoform X4, whose translation MAGAGPPAAGSGRTMRLPRPPPASWLCALAGALACSLGPADGWAVPLQWEECDYLQMIEVQHKQCVEEAQLENKTAGCSKMWDNLTCWPATLPGQVVVLSCPLIFKLFSPIQGLNVSRSCTDEGWTHLEPGPYPTACGLDDTGLGLYEQQTAFYSSVKTGYTIGHSLSLAALLVAMVILSLFRKLHCTRNYIHMHLFISFILRGTAVFIKDMALFRSDSGESDSCSTSSVGCKAAVVLLQYCVMANFFWLLVEGLYLHTLLVVSFFSERKYFWGYILIGWGVPGTFTMVWTIIRIYFEDNGCWDTISSPLWWIIKAPILTSILKLRSPDVGKSDSSPYSRLAKSTLLLIPLFGVHYIMFAFFPSNFKAEVKIVFELVVGSFQGFVVAILYCFLNGEVQAELRRKWRRWHLQGGLDSDPKYQHPSGGSNGATCSTQVSMLTRVSPGARRSSSFQAEVSLV comes from the exons GACGGCTGGGCAGTCCCGCTGCAGTGGGAAGAGTGTGACTACCTGCAGATGATTGAGGTGCAGCACAAGCAGTGTGTGGAGGAGGCCCAGCTGGAGAACAAGACGGCAG GCTGCAGCAAGATGTGGGACAACCTCACCTGCTGGCCAGCCACCCTTCCAGGCCAGGTGGTCGTCTTGAGCTGCCCCCTCATTTTCAAGCTCTTCTCTCCCATTCAAG GCCTCAACGTGAGCCGCAGCTGCACGGATGAGGGCTGGACACACCTGGAGCCTGGCCCGTACCCCACTGCCTGTGGCTTGGATGACACAGGCCTCGGTTTGTATGAG CAGCAGACAGCCTTCTACAGCTCCGTGAAGACCGGCTACACCATTGGCCACAGCCTGTCCCTCGCCGCCCTTCTGGTCGCCATGGTCATCTTGAGCCTGTTCAG GAAGCTCCACTGCACGAGGAACTACATCCACATGCACCTCTTCATATCCTTCATCTTGAGGGGGACGGCTGTCTTCATCAAAGACATGGCCCTCTTCCGCAGCGACAGCGGGGAGTCGGACTCCTGCTCCACCAGCTCG GTGGGCTGTAAGGCAGCTGTGGTCTTACTCCAGTACTGTGTCATGGCCAACTTCTTCTGGCTGCTGGTGGAAGGCCTCTACCTGCACACACTGCTTGTCGTCTCCTTTTTCTCAGAGCGGAAGTACTTCTGGGGGTACATACTCATCGGCTGGG GAGTGCCTGGGACATTCACCATGGTGTGGACCATCATCAGGATCTATTTCGAGGATAATGG ATGCTGGGACACCATCAGCTCCCCACTGTGGTGGATCATAAAGGCGCCCATCCTCACCTCCATCTTG AAACTTCGGTCCCCAGATGTTGGCAAGAGTGACAGCAGCCCTTACTC GCGGCTGGCCAAGTCCACCCTTCTGCTGATCCCTTTGTTTGGAGTTCACTACATCATGTTCGCCTTTTTCCCAAGCAACTTTAAGGCTGAAGTGAAAATAGTCTTTGAGCTGGTTGTGGGGTCCTTCCAG GGTTTTGTGGTGGCCATCCTCTACTGCTTCCTCAATGGTGAG GTGCAGGCGGAGCTGCGGCGGAAGTGGCGGCGCTGGCACCTGCAGGGCGGCCTGGACTCGGATCCCAAATACCAGCACCCGTCAGGAGGCAGCAACGGGGCCACCTGCAGCACACAGGTCTCCATGCTGACCCGCGTCAGCCCGGGCGCACGCCGCTCCTCCAGCTTCCAAGCCGAAGTCTCCCTGGTCTGA
- the VIPR1 gene encoding vasoactive intestinal polypeptide receptor 1 isoform X2, with translation MAGAGPPAAGSGRTMRLPRPPPASWLCALAGALACSLGPADGWAVPLQWEECDYLQMIEVQHKQCVEEAQLENKTAGCSKMWDNLTCWPATLPGQVVVLSCPLIFKLFSPIQGLNVSRSCTDEGWTHLEPGPYPTACGLDDTGLGLYEQTAFYSSVKTGYTIGHSLSLAALLVAMVILSLFRKLHCTRNYIHMHLFISFILRGTAVFIKDMALFRSDSGESDSCSTSSVGCKAAVVLLQYCVMANFFWLLVEGLYLHTLLVVSFFSERKYFWGYILIGWGVPGTFTMVWTIIRIYFEDNGCWDTISSPLWWIIKAPILTSILVNFILFIRIIRILVQKLRSPDVGKSDSSPYSRLAKSTLLLIPLFGVHYIMFAFFPSNFKAEVKIVFELVVGSFQGFVVAILYCFLNGEVQAELRRKWRRWHLQGGLDSDPKYQHPSGGSNGATCSTQVSMLTRVSPGARRSSSFQAEVSLV, from the exons GACGGCTGGGCAGTCCCGCTGCAGTGGGAAGAGTGTGACTACCTGCAGATGATTGAGGTGCAGCACAAGCAGTGTGTGGAGGAGGCCCAGCTGGAGAACAAGACGGCAG GCTGCAGCAAGATGTGGGACAACCTCACCTGCTGGCCAGCCACCCTTCCAGGCCAGGTGGTCGTCTTGAGCTGCCCCCTCATTTTCAAGCTCTTCTCTCCCATTCAAG GCCTCAACGTGAGCCGCAGCTGCACGGATGAGGGCTGGACACACCTGGAGCCTGGCCCGTACCCCACTGCCTGTGGCTTGGATGACACAGGCCTCGGTTTGTATGAG CAGACAGCCTTCTACAGCTCCGTGAAGACCGGCTACACCATTGGCCACAGCCTGTCCCTCGCCGCCCTTCTGGTCGCCATGGTCATCTTGAGCCTGTTCAG GAAGCTCCACTGCACGAGGAACTACATCCACATGCACCTCTTCATATCCTTCATCTTGAGGGGGACGGCTGTCTTCATCAAAGACATGGCCCTCTTCCGCAGCGACAGCGGGGAGTCGGACTCCTGCTCCACCAGCTCG GTGGGCTGTAAGGCAGCTGTGGTCTTACTCCAGTACTGTGTCATGGCCAACTTCTTCTGGCTGCTGGTGGAAGGCCTCTACCTGCACACACTGCTTGTCGTCTCCTTTTTCTCAGAGCGGAAGTACTTCTGGGGGTACATACTCATCGGCTGGG GAGTGCCTGGGACATTCACCATGGTGTGGACCATCATCAGGATCTATTTCGAGGATAATGG ATGCTGGGACACCATCAGCTCCCCACTGTGGTGGATCATAAAGGCGCCCATCCTCACCTCCATCTTG GTGAACTTCATTCTGTTTATTCGCATTATTCGAATCCTGGTTCAGAAACTTCGGTCCCCAGATGTTGGCAAGAGTGACAGCAGCCCTTACTC GCGGCTGGCCAAGTCCACCCTTCTGCTGATCCCTTTGTTTGGAGTTCACTACATCATGTTCGCCTTTTTCCCAAGCAACTTTAAGGCTGAAGTGAAAATAGTCTTTGAGCTGGTTGTGGGGTCCTTCCAG GGTTTTGTGGTGGCCATCCTCTACTGCTTCCTCAATGGTGAG GTGCAGGCGGAGCTGCGGCGGAAGTGGCGGCGCTGGCACCTGCAGGGCGGCCTGGACTCGGATCCCAAATACCAGCACCCGTCAGGAGGCAGCAACGGGGCCACCTGCAGCACACAGGTCTCCATGCTGACCCGCGTCAGCCCGGGCGCACGCCGCTCCTCCAGCTTCCAAGCCGAAGTCTCCCTGGTCTGA
- the VIPR1 gene encoding vasoactive intestinal polypeptide receptor 1 isoform X1 has protein sequence MAGAGPPAAGSGRTMRLPRPPPASWLCALAGALACSLGPADGWAVPLQWEECDYLQMIEVQHKQCVEEAQLENKTAGCSKMWDNLTCWPATLPGQVVVLSCPLIFKLFSPIQGLNVSRSCTDEGWTHLEPGPYPTACGLDDTGLGLYEQQTAFYSSVKTGYTIGHSLSLAALLVAMVILSLFRKLHCTRNYIHMHLFISFILRGTAVFIKDMALFRSDSGESDSCSTSSVGCKAAVVLLQYCVMANFFWLLVEGLYLHTLLVVSFFSERKYFWGYILIGWGVPGTFTMVWTIIRIYFEDNGCWDTISSPLWWIIKAPILTSILVNFILFIRIIRILVQKLRSPDVGKSDSSPYSRLAKSTLLLIPLFGVHYIMFAFFPSNFKAEVKIVFELVVGSFQGFVVAILYCFLNGEVQAELRRKWRRWHLQGGLDSDPKYQHPSGGSNGATCSTQVSMLTRVSPGARRSSSFQAEVSLV, from the exons GACGGCTGGGCAGTCCCGCTGCAGTGGGAAGAGTGTGACTACCTGCAGATGATTGAGGTGCAGCACAAGCAGTGTGTGGAGGAGGCCCAGCTGGAGAACAAGACGGCAG GCTGCAGCAAGATGTGGGACAACCTCACCTGCTGGCCAGCCACCCTTCCAGGCCAGGTGGTCGTCTTGAGCTGCCCCCTCATTTTCAAGCTCTTCTCTCCCATTCAAG GCCTCAACGTGAGCCGCAGCTGCACGGATGAGGGCTGGACACACCTGGAGCCTGGCCCGTACCCCACTGCCTGTGGCTTGGATGACACAGGCCTCGGTTTGTATGAG CAGCAGACAGCCTTCTACAGCTCCGTGAAGACCGGCTACACCATTGGCCACAGCCTGTCCCTCGCCGCCCTTCTGGTCGCCATGGTCATCTTGAGCCTGTTCAG GAAGCTCCACTGCACGAGGAACTACATCCACATGCACCTCTTCATATCCTTCATCTTGAGGGGGACGGCTGTCTTCATCAAAGACATGGCCCTCTTCCGCAGCGACAGCGGGGAGTCGGACTCCTGCTCCACCAGCTCG GTGGGCTGTAAGGCAGCTGTGGTCTTACTCCAGTACTGTGTCATGGCCAACTTCTTCTGGCTGCTGGTGGAAGGCCTCTACCTGCACACACTGCTTGTCGTCTCCTTTTTCTCAGAGCGGAAGTACTTCTGGGGGTACATACTCATCGGCTGGG GAGTGCCTGGGACATTCACCATGGTGTGGACCATCATCAGGATCTATTTCGAGGATAATGG ATGCTGGGACACCATCAGCTCCCCACTGTGGTGGATCATAAAGGCGCCCATCCTCACCTCCATCTTG GTGAACTTCATTCTGTTTATTCGCATTATTCGAATCCTGGTTCAGAAACTTCGGTCCCCAGATGTTGGCAAGAGTGACAGCAGCCCTTACTC GCGGCTGGCCAAGTCCACCCTTCTGCTGATCCCTTTGTTTGGAGTTCACTACATCATGTTCGCCTTTTTCCCAAGCAACTTTAAGGCTGAAGTGAAAATAGTCTTTGAGCTGGTTGTGGGGTCCTTCCAG GGTTTTGTGGTGGCCATCCTCTACTGCTTCCTCAATGGTGAG GTGCAGGCGGAGCTGCGGCGGAAGTGGCGGCGCTGGCACCTGCAGGGCGGCCTGGACTCGGATCCCAAATACCAGCACCCGTCAGGAGGCAGCAACGGGGCCACCTGCAGCACACAGGTCTCCATGCTGACCCGCGTCAGCCCGGGCGCACGCCGCTCCTCCAGCTTCCAAGCCGAAGTCTCCCTGGTCTGA
- the VIPR1 gene encoding vasoactive intestinal polypeptide receptor 1 isoform X7 has product MIEVQHKQCVEEAQLENKTAGCSKMWDNLTCWPATLPGQVVVLSCPLIFKLFSPIQGLNVSRSCTDEGWTHLEPGPYPTACGLDDTGLGLYEQQTAFYSSVKTGYTIGHSLSLAALLVAMVILSLFRKLHCTRNYIHMHLFISFILRGTAVFIKDMALFRSDSGESDSCSTSSVGCKAAVVLLQYCVMANFFWLLVEGLYLHTLLVVSFFSERKYFWGYILIGWGVPGTFTMVWTIIRIYFEDNGCWDTISSPLWWIIKAPILTSILVNFILFIRIIRILVQKLRSPDVGKSDSSPYSRLAKSTLLLIPLFGVHYIMFAFFPSNFKAEVKIVFELVVGSFQGFVVAILYCFLNGEVQAELRRKWRRWHLQGGLDSDPKYQHPSGGSNGATCSTQVSMLTRVSPGARRSSSFQAEVSLV; this is encoded by the exons ATGATTGAGGTGCAGCACAAGCAGTGTGTGGAGGAGGCCCAGCTGGAGAACAAGACGGCAG GCTGCAGCAAGATGTGGGACAACCTCACCTGCTGGCCAGCCACCCTTCCAGGCCAGGTGGTCGTCTTGAGCTGCCCCCTCATTTTCAAGCTCTTCTCTCCCATTCAAG GCCTCAACGTGAGCCGCAGCTGCACGGATGAGGGCTGGACACACCTGGAGCCTGGCCCGTACCCCACTGCCTGTGGCTTGGATGACACAGGCCTCGGTTTGTATGAG CAGCAGACAGCCTTCTACAGCTCCGTGAAGACCGGCTACACCATTGGCCACAGCCTGTCCCTCGCCGCCCTTCTGGTCGCCATGGTCATCTTGAGCCTGTTCAG GAAGCTCCACTGCACGAGGAACTACATCCACATGCACCTCTTCATATCCTTCATCTTGAGGGGGACGGCTGTCTTCATCAAAGACATGGCCCTCTTCCGCAGCGACAGCGGGGAGTCGGACTCCTGCTCCACCAGCTCG GTGGGCTGTAAGGCAGCTGTGGTCTTACTCCAGTACTGTGTCATGGCCAACTTCTTCTGGCTGCTGGTGGAAGGCCTCTACCTGCACACACTGCTTGTCGTCTCCTTTTTCTCAGAGCGGAAGTACTTCTGGGGGTACATACTCATCGGCTGGG GAGTGCCTGGGACATTCACCATGGTGTGGACCATCATCAGGATCTATTTCGAGGATAATGG ATGCTGGGACACCATCAGCTCCCCACTGTGGTGGATCATAAAGGCGCCCATCCTCACCTCCATCTTG GTGAACTTCATTCTGTTTATTCGCATTATTCGAATCCTGGTTCAGAAACTTCGGTCCCCAGATGTTGGCAAGAGTGACAGCAGCCCTTACTC GCGGCTGGCCAAGTCCACCCTTCTGCTGATCCCTTTGTTTGGAGTTCACTACATCATGTTCGCCTTTTTCCCAAGCAACTTTAAGGCTGAAGTGAAAATAGTCTTTGAGCTGGTTGTGGGGTCCTTCCAG GGTTTTGTGGTGGCCATCCTCTACTGCTTCCTCAATGGTGAG GTGCAGGCGGAGCTGCGGCGGAAGTGGCGGCGCTGGCACCTGCAGGGCGGCCTGGACTCGGATCCCAAATACCAGCACCCGTCAGGAGGCAGCAACGGGGCCACCTGCAGCACACAGGTCTCCATGCTGACCCGCGTCAGCCCGGGCGCACGCCGCTCCTCCAGCTTCCAAGCCGAAGTCTCCCTGGTCTGA
- the VIPR1 gene encoding vasoactive intestinal polypeptide receptor 1 isoform X6: MRSERVRQDGWAVPLQWEECDYLQMIEVQHKQCVEEAQLENKTAGCSKMWDNLTCWPATLPGQVVVLSCPLIFKLFSPIQGLNVSRSCTDEGWTHLEPGPYPTACGLDDTGLGLYEQQTAFYSSVKTGYTIGHSLSLAALLVAMVILSLFRKLHCTRNYIHMHLFISFILRGTAVFIKDMALFRSDSGESDSCSTSSVGCKAAVVLLQYCVMANFFWLLVEGLYLHTLLVVSFFSERKYFWGYILIGWGVPGTFTMVWTIIRIYFEDNGCWDTISSPLWWIIKAPILTSILVNFILFIRIIRILVQKLRSPDVGKSDSSPYSRLAKSTLLLIPLFGVHYIMFAFFPSNFKAEVKIVFELVVGSFQGFVVAILYCFLNGEVQAELRRKWRRWHLQGGLDSDPKYQHPSGGSNGATCSTQVSMLTRVSPGARRSSSFQAEVSLV, from the exons GACGGCTGGGCAGTCCCGCTGCAGTGGGAAGAGTGTGACTACCTGCAGATGATTGAGGTGCAGCACAAGCAGTGTGTGGAGGAGGCCCAGCTGGAGAACAAGACGGCAG GCTGCAGCAAGATGTGGGACAACCTCACCTGCTGGCCAGCCACCCTTCCAGGCCAGGTGGTCGTCTTGAGCTGCCCCCTCATTTTCAAGCTCTTCTCTCCCATTCAAG GCCTCAACGTGAGCCGCAGCTGCACGGATGAGGGCTGGACACACCTGGAGCCTGGCCCGTACCCCACTGCCTGTGGCTTGGATGACACAGGCCTCGGTTTGTATGAG CAGCAGACAGCCTTCTACAGCTCCGTGAAGACCGGCTACACCATTGGCCACAGCCTGTCCCTCGCCGCCCTTCTGGTCGCCATGGTCATCTTGAGCCTGTTCAG GAAGCTCCACTGCACGAGGAACTACATCCACATGCACCTCTTCATATCCTTCATCTTGAGGGGGACGGCTGTCTTCATCAAAGACATGGCCCTCTTCCGCAGCGACAGCGGGGAGTCGGACTCCTGCTCCACCAGCTCG GTGGGCTGTAAGGCAGCTGTGGTCTTACTCCAGTACTGTGTCATGGCCAACTTCTTCTGGCTGCTGGTGGAAGGCCTCTACCTGCACACACTGCTTGTCGTCTCCTTTTTCTCAGAGCGGAAGTACTTCTGGGGGTACATACTCATCGGCTGGG GAGTGCCTGGGACATTCACCATGGTGTGGACCATCATCAGGATCTATTTCGAGGATAATGG ATGCTGGGACACCATCAGCTCCCCACTGTGGTGGATCATAAAGGCGCCCATCCTCACCTCCATCTTG GTGAACTTCATTCTGTTTATTCGCATTATTCGAATCCTGGTTCAGAAACTTCGGTCCCCAGATGTTGGCAAGAGTGACAGCAGCCCTTACTC GCGGCTGGCCAAGTCCACCCTTCTGCTGATCCCTTTGTTTGGAGTTCACTACATCATGTTCGCCTTTTTCCCAAGCAACTTTAAGGCTGAAGTGAAAATAGTCTTTGAGCTGGTTGTGGGGTCCTTCCAG GGTTTTGTGGTGGCCATCCTCTACTGCTTCCTCAATGGTGAG GTGCAGGCGGAGCTGCGGCGGAAGTGGCGGCGCTGGCACCTGCAGGGCGGCCTGGACTCGGATCCCAAATACCAGCACCCGTCAGGAGGCAGCAACGGGGCCACCTGCAGCACACAGGTCTCCATGCTGACCCGCGTCAGCCCGGGCGCACGCCGCTCCTCCAGCTTCCAAGCCGAAGTCTCCCTGGTCTGA
- the VIPR1 gene encoding vasoactive intestinal polypeptide receptor 1 isoform X5, translating into MTLTLSIFTLPTDGWAVPLQWEECDYLQMIEVQHKQCVEEAQLENKTAGCSKMWDNLTCWPATLPGQVVVLSCPLIFKLFSPIQGLNVSRSCTDEGWTHLEPGPYPTACGLDDTGLGLYEQQTAFYSSVKTGYTIGHSLSLAALLVAMVILSLFRKLHCTRNYIHMHLFISFILRGTAVFIKDMALFRSDSGESDSCSTSSVGCKAAVVLLQYCVMANFFWLLVEGLYLHTLLVVSFFSERKYFWGYILIGWGVPGTFTMVWTIIRIYFEDNGCWDTISSPLWWIIKAPILTSILVNFILFIRIIRILVQKLRSPDVGKSDSSPYSRLAKSTLLLIPLFGVHYIMFAFFPSNFKAEVKIVFELVVGSFQGFVVAILYCFLNGEVQAELRRKWRRWHLQGGLDSDPKYQHPSGGSNGATCSTQVSMLTRVSPGARRSSSFQAEVSLV; encoded by the exons ATGACTCTGACTCTGAGCATCTTCACCCTCCCCACG GACGGCTGGGCAGTCCCGCTGCAGTGGGAAGAGTGTGACTACCTGCAGATGATTGAGGTGCAGCACAAGCAGTGTGTGGAGGAGGCCCAGCTGGAGAACAAGACGGCAG GCTGCAGCAAGATGTGGGACAACCTCACCTGCTGGCCAGCCACCCTTCCAGGCCAGGTGGTCGTCTTGAGCTGCCCCCTCATTTTCAAGCTCTTCTCTCCCATTCAAG GCCTCAACGTGAGCCGCAGCTGCACGGATGAGGGCTGGACACACCTGGAGCCTGGCCCGTACCCCACTGCCTGTGGCTTGGATGACACAGGCCTCGGTTTGTATGAG CAGCAGACAGCCTTCTACAGCTCCGTGAAGACCGGCTACACCATTGGCCACAGCCTGTCCCTCGCCGCCCTTCTGGTCGCCATGGTCATCTTGAGCCTGTTCAG GAAGCTCCACTGCACGAGGAACTACATCCACATGCACCTCTTCATATCCTTCATCTTGAGGGGGACGGCTGTCTTCATCAAAGACATGGCCCTCTTCCGCAGCGACAGCGGGGAGTCGGACTCCTGCTCCACCAGCTCG GTGGGCTGTAAGGCAGCTGTGGTCTTACTCCAGTACTGTGTCATGGCCAACTTCTTCTGGCTGCTGGTGGAAGGCCTCTACCTGCACACACTGCTTGTCGTCTCCTTTTTCTCAGAGCGGAAGTACTTCTGGGGGTACATACTCATCGGCTGGG GAGTGCCTGGGACATTCACCATGGTGTGGACCATCATCAGGATCTATTTCGAGGATAATGG ATGCTGGGACACCATCAGCTCCCCACTGTGGTGGATCATAAAGGCGCCCATCCTCACCTCCATCTTG GTGAACTTCATTCTGTTTATTCGCATTATTCGAATCCTGGTTCAGAAACTTCGGTCCCCAGATGTTGGCAAGAGTGACAGCAGCCCTTACTC GCGGCTGGCCAAGTCCACCCTTCTGCTGATCCCTTTGTTTGGAGTTCACTACATCATGTTCGCCTTTTTCCCAAGCAACTTTAAGGCTGAAGTGAAAATAGTCTTTGAGCTGGTTGTGGGGTCCTTCCAG GGTTTTGTGGTGGCCATCCTCTACTGCTTCCTCAATGGTGAG GTGCAGGCGGAGCTGCGGCGGAAGTGGCGGCGCTGGCACCTGCAGGGCGGCCTGGACTCGGATCCCAAATACCAGCACCCGTCAGGAGGCAGCAACGGGGCCACCTGCAGCACACAGGTCTCCATGCTGACCCGCGTCAGCCCGGGCGCACGCCGCTCCTCCAGCTTCCAAGCCGAAGTCTCCCTGGTCTGA
- the VIPR1 gene encoding vasoactive intestinal polypeptide receptor 1 isoform X3 has translation MAGAGPPAAGSGRTMRLPRPPPASWLCALAGALACSLGPADGWAVPLQWEECDYLQMIEVQHKQCVEEAQLENKTAGCSKMWDNLTCWPATLPGQVVVLSCPLIFKLFSPIQGLNVSRSCTDEGWTHLEPGPYPTACGLDDTGLGLYEQQTAFYSSVKTGYTIGHSLSLAALLVAMVILSLFRKLHCTRNYIHMHLFISFILRGTAVFIKDMALFRSDSGESDSCSTSSVGCKAAVVLLQYCVMANFFWLLVEGLYLHTLLVVSFFSERKYFWGYILIGWGVPGTFTMVWTIIRIYFEDNGCWDTISSPLWWIIKAPILTSILVNFILFIRIIRILVQKLRSPDVGKSDSSPYSRLAKSTLLLIPLFGVHYIMFAFFPSNFKAEVKIVFELVVGSFQVQAELRRKWRRWHLQGGLDSDPKYQHPSGGSNGATCSTQVSMLTRVSPGARRSSSFQAEVSLV, from the exons GACGGCTGGGCAGTCCCGCTGCAGTGGGAAGAGTGTGACTACCTGCAGATGATTGAGGTGCAGCACAAGCAGTGTGTGGAGGAGGCCCAGCTGGAGAACAAGACGGCAG GCTGCAGCAAGATGTGGGACAACCTCACCTGCTGGCCAGCCACCCTTCCAGGCCAGGTGGTCGTCTTGAGCTGCCCCCTCATTTTCAAGCTCTTCTCTCCCATTCAAG GCCTCAACGTGAGCCGCAGCTGCACGGATGAGGGCTGGACACACCTGGAGCCTGGCCCGTACCCCACTGCCTGTGGCTTGGATGACACAGGCCTCGGTTTGTATGAG CAGCAGACAGCCTTCTACAGCTCCGTGAAGACCGGCTACACCATTGGCCACAGCCTGTCCCTCGCCGCCCTTCTGGTCGCCATGGTCATCTTGAGCCTGTTCAG GAAGCTCCACTGCACGAGGAACTACATCCACATGCACCTCTTCATATCCTTCATCTTGAGGGGGACGGCTGTCTTCATCAAAGACATGGCCCTCTTCCGCAGCGACAGCGGGGAGTCGGACTCCTGCTCCACCAGCTCG GTGGGCTGTAAGGCAGCTGTGGTCTTACTCCAGTACTGTGTCATGGCCAACTTCTTCTGGCTGCTGGTGGAAGGCCTCTACCTGCACACACTGCTTGTCGTCTCCTTTTTCTCAGAGCGGAAGTACTTCTGGGGGTACATACTCATCGGCTGGG GAGTGCCTGGGACATTCACCATGGTGTGGACCATCATCAGGATCTATTTCGAGGATAATGG ATGCTGGGACACCATCAGCTCCCCACTGTGGTGGATCATAAAGGCGCCCATCCTCACCTCCATCTTG GTGAACTTCATTCTGTTTATTCGCATTATTCGAATCCTGGTTCAGAAACTTCGGTCCCCAGATGTTGGCAAGAGTGACAGCAGCCCTTACTC GCGGCTGGCCAAGTCCACCCTTCTGCTGATCCCTTTGTTTGGAGTTCACTACATCATGTTCGCCTTTTTCCCAAGCAACTTTAAGGCTGAAGTGAAAATAGTCTTTGAGCTGGTTGTGGGGTCCTTCCAG GTGCAGGCGGAGCTGCGGCGGAAGTGGCGGCGCTGGCACCTGCAGGGCGGCCTGGACTCGGATCCCAAATACCAGCACCCGTCAGGAGGCAGCAACGGGGCCACCTGCAGCACACAGGTCTCCATGCTGACCCGCGTCAGCCCGGGCGCACGCCGCTCCTCCAGCTTCCAAGCCGAAGTCTCCCTGGTCTGA
- the VIPR1 gene encoding vasoactive intestinal polypeptide receptor 1 isoform X10 translates to MAGAGPPAAGSGRTMRLPRPPPASWLCALAGALACSLGPADGWAVPLQWEECDYLQMIEVQHKQCVEEAQLENKTAGCSKMWDNLTCWPATLPGQVVVLSCPLIFKLFSPIQGLNVSRSCTDEGWTHLEPGPYPTACGLDDTGLGLYEQQTAFYSSVKTGYTIGHSLSLAALLVAMVILSLFRKLHCTRNYIHMHLFISFILRGTAVFIKDMALFRSDSGESDSCSTSSVGCKAAVVLLQYCVMANFFWLLVEGLYLHTLLVVSFFSERKYFWGYILIGWGVPGTFTMVWTIIRIYFEDNGCWDTISSPLWWIIKAPILTSILKLRSPDVGKSDSSPYSVLWWPSSTASSMVRCRRSCGGSGGAGTCRAAWTRIPNTSTRQEAATGPPAAHRSPC, encoded by the exons GACGGCTGGGCAGTCCCGCTGCAGTGGGAAGAGTGTGACTACCTGCAGATGATTGAGGTGCAGCACAAGCAGTGTGTGGAGGAGGCCCAGCTGGAGAACAAGACGGCAG GCTGCAGCAAGATGTGGGACAACCTCACCTGCTGGCCAGCCACCCTTCCAGGCCAGGTGGTCGTCTTGAGCTGCCCCCTCATTTTCAAGCTCTTCTCTCCCATTCAAG GCCTCAACGTGAGCCGCAGCTGCACGGATGAGGGCTGGACACACCTGGAGCCTGGCCCGTACCCCACTGCCTGTGGCTTGGATGACACAGGCCTCGGTTTGTATGAG CAGCAGACAGCCTTCTACAGCTCCGTGAAGACCGGCTACACCATTGGCCACAGCCTGTCCCTCGCCGCCCTTCTGGTCGCCATGGTCATCTTGAGCCTGTTCAG GAAGCTCCACTGCACGAGGAACTACATCCACATGCACCTCTTCATATCCTTCATCTTGAGGGGGACGGCTGTCTTCATCAAAGACATGGCCCTCTTCCGCAGCGACAGCGGGGAGTCGGACTCCTGCTCCACCAGCTCG GTGGGCTGTAAGGCAGCTGTGGTCTTACTCCAGTACTGTGTCATGGCCAACTTCTTCTGGCTGCTGGTGGAAGGCCTCTACCTGCACACACTGCTTGTCGTCTCCTTTTTCTCAGAGCGGAAGTACTTCTGGGGGTACATACTCATCGGCTGGG GAGTGCCTGGGACATTCACCATGGTGTGGACCATCATCAGGATCTATTTCGAGGATAATGG ATGCTGGGACACCATCAGCTCCCCACTGTGGTGGATCATAAAGGCGCCCATCCTCACCTCCATCTTG AAACTTCGGTCCCCAGATGTTGGCAAGAGTGACAGCAGCCCTTACTC GGTTTTGTGGTGGCCATCCTCTACTGCTTCCTCAATGGTGAG GTGCAGGCGGAGCTGCGGCGGAAGTGGCGGCGCTGGCACCTGCAGGGCGGCCTGGACTCGGATCCCAAATACCAGCACCCGTCAGGAGGCAGCAACGGGGCCACCTGCAGCACACAGGTCTCCATGCTGA